The nucleotide sequence GGAGCAGGGCACCCCGGAGGCGGTGCTCGGCGATCCTCGGGAGGAGCGCACCCGGCAGTTCCTGCGGCGAATCCTCAACCCGCTGTAGGCATTACGTCGTAGGCACTACCTCGAAGGGGTCACGCGACCGGCGAGCGGCCGTGCGCGGCACGGGCCGCGGCGGCCAGCAGGTCGTCGCGGAACCGCGGGTGTGCGACGGCGGCCAGGGCCTCGCCGCGCTCGCGCACCGTCTTGCCCTCCAGCTCGGCGGCGCCGTACTCGGTGACGATCACGTCGACCTGATGGCGCGGCGTCGTGATCACCGCGCCCGGACCGAACCACGGCACGATCCGCGACCTCGGCTCGCCGTCGGCGGTGGAGTAGGTCGAGGGCAGGCAGATCAGCGACCGGTCGGACAGTTCCATGCCGGCTCCGGCGACGAAGTCCTCGGCGCCGCCGATGCCGCTGAACTGGCCGCCGTCGATGGTGTCGGCGACCACCTGGCCGTGCAGGTCGACGGCGAGCGCGCCGTTGATGGTGACCATCGTGTCGTTGGCACCGATGACCTCCGGCGCGTTGACGATCTCCACCGGCAGGAACGCGACGTCGCGATTGTCGTCCAGCCAGGCATACAGGTCGTCGGAGCCGAACGCGAACGTCGTGACGCTGATGCCGTCGTACTGACCCTTGCGGGCGTTGGTCACCTTCCCTGCGCGGTGCAGGCGCATGCATCCGTCGGTGAACATCTCGCTGTGCAGTCCGTAGTCGCCGCCGTCGCCCTCGGCGAGCAAGGTGGCGATCTGATTGGGGATCGACCCGATGCCGGTCTGCAGCGTGGCGCCGGACGGGACGTAGGCCACGGTGTGCTCGGCGATCGCCTCGTCGACGTCCGACGGTGCGGCGTCCCCGCCCGGCAGGGCCAGCGGCGGTTCCGTCGAGCGCACCAGCACGTCGATGTCGTCGACGTGCAGCGCGTGCCGGTACCCGCCGTGACCGTACGTGCGGGGATACGCCTCGGACGCCTCCACGACCAGCAGCCGATCCGGATCGGTTGCTGCGCGCCGCAATTCGGCCACGGTACCGCCGGCGTGCAGCGAGAGCGAACACCAGCCGTCGGCGTCCGGGGCCGCTGCCACGGTCGTCACGACGCGCGGCGCTTGGCGCTGCAGCAGCGGACCGAACCGGCGGAAGTCCGCCGGGGTGAATTCGACGTCGGCGTCCGCGTCGCGCAGTGCCCGCTCCAGCGGCCCGTAGAAGCCGGACGTGTAGCGCACGCCGGGGCGGGTGAACAGCTCGGTGAGGACGGCGAGCAGCGCGCCGTAGACCCGCAGGTCGGTCCAGTCGGTGCGCTCGCCGAGCGCCCGCAGGAAGGCCGGCGGCTGTCCCGGCCCGAGCGGGATGCCGAGGGTGTCGGACGGGTGGAGCAGTGCGGCGGCCTGCTCGGCGCTGAGCTCTTCGGGCACGGGCGTGACGCTACAGCTCCCGCTGCCCCCACGGGGACCCGTAGGCGGTGAGCAGGTCGAGGAACGGCTGCGCGGGGAACGCCTCGGGTCCGAGGACGCCGCTGCCGGACCAGGTGCCGTCGGCGAGCAGCTCCATTGCGACGACGGGGTTCACGGCCGTCTGCCACACCACGCACTGGTGGCCGTACTCCGCCATCGACCAGGCGTTGTCGACGACGTGGTACAGGTACGTCGAGCGCGGGTTGCCGTCCGTGCCGGTGCCGGTGACCCACAGCCCGGCGCACGTCTTGCCGGTCATCTTCGGCCCGAGCGTCGCGGGGTTCGGCAGGCACGCGGCCACGACGTCGCGTGGACTGACCTCGACCCCGGCGACCGACACCTTCTCGGTGCGGTCCAGCCCCAGCTTGTGCAGCGTCTTGAGCACGTCGATGAACTCCTCGCCGAGCCCGTACTTGAACGTCGCGCGCTTGCAGTCGATCCACCGCGGCATGAGCAGCACTTCCTCGTGCTCCACGTTGACGCACTCGACCGGGCCGATGCCCTCGGGGAAGTCGAACACCTCGGGCTCGCTGAAGGGCTCGGTGACGAACCAGCCGCGGCCGGCCTCCCAGATCACCGGCGGGTTAAGGCACTCCTCGATGGTGGTCCAGATGGAGAAGGACGGGGCGAAGTCGTAGCCCTCGACCCGAAGGTTGGCGCCGTCGCGGGTGCCCAGTTCGTCGATCTCGGAGAACAGCTCGTCCGCGGCGTAGCGCGCGAACACGTCCGACAGCCCCGGCTCGACGCCCATGCCGACGAGCGCCAGCCGCCCGGCGTCGCGCCAGGAGTCCTCGGCGGCGAACTGCTCGTCGCCGAGCTTGACGCCGACCTCCTCGTAGGGCTTGTCCGGGTGGCGCCGGGACAGGCTCATCGCCATGTCGAGGTAGTCCGCACCGCCGGCCAGCGCGCCCTCGAACAGCGGCATGACGAAGCGGGGGTCGACGGCGTTCATCACGTGGGTGATGCGGTGCTCCCGGACCAGCGCGGCCACCGCGTCGGACGACGTGGCGTCCACCCGGTCGGCGGTGAAGCGGGGATCCCGTACGGCGTCGGCGGCCTGCCGGGCGCGGGCGGCGTCGTAGTCGCAGACGACCACCGCCTCGAAGAAGCTCCGCCGCGCCGCGATGGCGCAGAACGCGGACCCGACACCGCCGGCACCCACCAGGAGTATGCGCATGGCGGCGATCCTAGTGCGATTTCGGCGCGCAAACGTTCGTTCAGCGAACGTTTCCGCGCCGAAATCACCGGATGGCGACCGAAAGCGAAGACATGCCGCGCAACGTCAGGTTCGGCTTGTAGACCGGTTCACCGGCCAGCCGGGCGGCCGGGAAGCGCGCCGCGGCCGCCGACAACGCCACCGCGGCCTCCAGCCGGGCGAGCGGCGCACCGAGGCAGAAGTGCGGCCCCTTGCCGAAGCCGAGGTGCCGGATGGCGCCGCGGTCGGGGTCGAAGACGTCGGGTTCGTCGTGCGCCGCCGGGTCGCGGTGCGCGGCGGCGAGCAGCAGCATCATGGTGTCGCCCCGGGGCACGTCGACGCCGCCGACCGTCATGTCCTCGCCCGCGATGCGCATCGCCAGCTGCACCGGCGGATCGAAGCGCATGGTCTCCTCGACCACCGCCGACACCCGCCCGGGATCCTCGGCCAGGGCCTGCCACCGCCGGGGCTGACGCAGCATGGCCAGCATGCCGTTGGCGATGAGGTTCACCGTCGTCTCGTGCCCCGCGATCAGCAGCAGGTTGCACGTCGCGACGATCTCCTCCTCGGTCAGCTGGTCGCCGGCCTCCTCGGCGGCGATGAGCCCGGAGATCAGGTCGTCGCGCGGCGCCGCCCGGCGCCGGTCGACGAGATCGCCCAGGTAATCGCGCAGCCACTGCCCGGCCTGCAACCGTTCCTCGACGCCGCCCGGCGCCTCGCCGGTGACGGTGATGAACGGGTCGAGCGCCTGCGCCAGGATCGCCGACGCCCGGCTGAACTCCGGTTCGTCCTCCAGCGGGACGCCGAGGAGGCGGCAGATCACCGCGACGGGAAGCGGGTACGCGAGATCGGCGACGACGTCGAGGGAGCCGCGCGCGGCGGCCGCGTCGAGCAGGGCGTCGACCATCGAGGCGATGTCCGGTTCGAGCGCCTTGACCACCTTGGGCACGAAGGCCTTGCTGACGAGCTTGCGCAGCCGCGTGTGGTCCGGCGGGTCGAGGAACAGGAAGCCCGGCGTCCCCAGCGGTCGCACGACCTCGCCGTCGGCCATGCGGCGCTGCACCAGGGTCGACTTCGTCCCGTCGCTGGCCGACGCCGGGTGGCGCAGCACGTCGTCGCAGTGGGCGAACGACGAGAACACCACGAGGTGCCCCTCGGGCAGGAGCAGCGGCCCGCTCTCGCGGATCTCCCGGTACACCGCATACGGGTCGGCGCGGTTGGCCGGGTCCAGCAGCCGCCCGAGCATCGTCTGCGCCTCGGCAGTGGTCGTCATCCCGCTATTGTGCACGCGTTCAACGAGGGTCCGCATCGCTCCTAGTGGCGTGCGTAGTACCGGCCCAGCACCTCGTCGCGGAGGTCGTCGAAGCTGCCGGCGGTGATCGCCTCGCGGATGCGGTCCACCAGATGGATCACGAAGCGCTCGTTGTGAATCGTGCACAGCGTCGAGGCCAGCATCTCCTTGGCCTTGAACAGGTGGTGCACGTAGGCGCGGGTGTAGTGCGCGCACGTGTAGCAGTCGCATTCCGGGTCCAGCGGTGCCCAGTCACGCTTGTACCGCGCGCCCGTTATGTTGTAGCGACCGTCGGCCGAGTAGACCGCTGCGTTGCGGGCCACCCGCGACGGCGACACGCAGTCGAACGTGTCGGCGCCCGCCGCGACGGCGGCGAAGAGATCGTCGGGCTCGCTGATGCCGAGCAGATGCCGCGGCTTGTCCTCGGGCAGTTCGTCGGTCACCCACCCGACGATCGTGGCGAGGTTCTGCTTCTCCAGCGCACCGCCGATGCCGTAGCCGTCGAACCCGTTGCCGTCGGCGTCGCGGATCTCGGTCAGCCCGCGGGCGGCGCGCCGACGCAGGTCCTCGTACTGCGCACCCTGCACGACGCCGAACAGCGCCTGGTACGGCCGGTGCGCCCGGGCGCGGGTCTGGCGGCGGTGCTCGGCGAGGCAGCGCACGGCCCACTCGTGCGTCCGCTGCACCGACGTCTCCTGATAGGCACGGGTATTCACCAGCGTCGTCAGCTCGTCGAAGGCGAAGATGACGTCGGCCCCCAGCTGATGCTGGATCCCGATCGAGACCTCCGGGGTGAAGCGGTGCGTCGACCCGTCGAGGTGCGACCGGAACGTCACCCCGTCGTCGTCGACGTGGGCCAGCCGCTCCTTGCCCTCGGCGATGACGTCGTCGGCGCGGACCCGCTCGGTGTCCATCGCGAGCACCTTCTTGAAGCCCACGCCCAACGACATCACCTGGAAGCCACCGCTGTCGGTGTAGGTGGGTCCGGGCCAGTTCATGAACGCACCGAGGCCGCCCGCCTCGTCGACGACGTCCGGTCCCGGCTGCAGGTAGAGGTGGTAGGCGTTGGCCAGGACCGCCTGAGCGCCGGCGGCCTGCATCGCTTCCGGCAGCACCGCCTTCACCGTGGCCTGGGTGCCCACCGCGACGAAGGCGGGGGTGTGCACGTCGCCGTGCGGGGTGTGGATGACGCCGACGCGACCGGCACGGTCGGGCAGCTGCGCCGACACCTCGAAGAACGGACGGGCGGGGGCGTTCACCGCGCTACGTTCTCACATCCCCGATCGGACCGGCGAACCCCGAGGCCGAAGGGCATTTTGGCGATTCGTCCGGTCTCGCCTCGACCGTGCCGCCATAGTCATGGGGACGGCCCGTTGATCTTGATGGGTCGCACTAACAAGGGAGAACGGTTGTGAAGCGTGGTGTGCTGATTGCCGCCAGCAGTGGGGTGCTCCTCATCGCCGGCCTGTCCGGATGTTCCTCGGGCGACTCGTCCTCGAGTGGGTCGTCGTCGGAGAGTTCCTCGTCCTCGTCCTCGTCCTCGTCCTCGTCCTCGGCGTCGTCGTCGGCGTCCGGCGGCGCCACCAAGGTGACGGTCGACGGCCAGGAGCAGCAGGTGAACGGGCAGGTGGTGTGCGGGACGATGGGCGGCAACGTGAACATCGCCATCGGCCAGGGCACCACCGGCATCGCCGCCGTCCTCGGCGACGGCGACAACCCCACGGTGACCTCCGTCGGCCTCGGCAACGTCAACGGCGTCACCCTGGCGGTGGGGGCCGGCGTCGGCGACGCCACGGCCGTCAAGGACGGCAAGAACTACAAGATCACCGGCAACGCCTCCGGGGTGGACATGTCCAACCCCATGGCCGGCGCGGTGACCAAGCCCTTCGAGATCGACGTCACCTGCCCCTGACCGCAGGTCAGGGCATTGATCGAGACGGCGGCGACGCAGCGGGGAAGCGTCGCCGCCGTTTCACGTCCGGGCCGCGCCACCCAGGCGTAGCGTGCACCTCGAGCAACGTCGCTCGACGGTATCGGGGGATGCGTGGTGGGCAAGCACACGAACAGCGGGGCCCGACGGACGGGGACGCGCGCCGCCGCGGCACTCGGAGCCGTCGCACTGTCCTCGGCGCTGGTCCTCGGCCACGCCGGCGGTCCCGAGATCGTCGATGCGACGGTGCGGTTGACCAACGCGGTGATCGGCGCCGGTGGCCGTGACGACGGCACGGGCGCCCGCCTCCTGGCAAAGCTGCAGGGCAAGGCCAGCCCCGCCGGCTACGACTACGACCCGATCACCTACCCCGCCACGATCAACCTCGCCTACAGCCGCGACGTCGGCGTGCCCGTCATGCGCGATGCCATCACCGCGCACGCCGCCGAGCCGTCGATCGTCGTCCTCGGCTACTCCGAGGGCGCCCTGGTGGCCGAGCGGGTGCGCGAGCAGCTGCAGTCACTCCCGGTCGGTACGGGTGGCGCACCATCGGAGCACCAACTCACCTTCGTCCTGATCGGGGCGCCGTTCGCACCGAACGGCGGTGTGTACGACCGCTTTCCGGGATTGTCCCTCCCGTTCGTCATCGACCCGATGCGCCCGGCGGCCCCCACCCGCTACGACACCGTCTACCACGCCATCGAATACGACCCGTACGCCGACTTCCCGGCCTACTTCAACCCGCTGTCACTTCTGAATGCCGCACTCGGCGTGCGGTATTCGCACTCCGACGCCGCCTACGACCAGATCGATCCGGCGTCGACGCCGAGCACCACGACGACGGTGACCAACACCGCGGGCGGTCACGACACCTACGTGCTCTACCGCAGTGCGACGCTGCCCCTGCTCGGGCCGATCCGGGAGGTCGCCACGCTCCTCGGCCTGACGCCGTTCACCGAGCCGCTGCTGCGCGCCGTCGAACCCCTGCTGCGACTGGCCGTCGACATGGGCTACACCGACCGCACCCACGCGACCGTCGCGACCCCCACGCCGTTCTCCTTCGTCACCCCGCCCGGCAGGGTGATCGAGACGCTCCTCGGCGTGCCGGAGGCGCTTCGGGAAGGGGTGCGCAATCTCGTCGGTGGCAGCCCCGCCCCGGCGCCCCCGGTGACGACCGCCCGAACGCCCGTCCCATCGCCGGACGCGACCACGTCGGCCTCCGATACCGACGTCGAAACGCGTTCTGCGACAACTTCTTCAGTCGATGGCCCGCCCGCCGGACGGCGGCACCCGACGCTGGTCGCCGACGGCAACAAGGTCACCCCGGACGGTGCGCCCGCGGCACCGGCCAGCCACGTCGGGACGGCTGGTCCCGGCGACGCGCCGGCCGCACTGGAGCAGGAGCCGGCCGCCGGTGGCCACGGCGACGACGTCCCGTCCGGAGACGACGCCGATGCGCCGGGCACGGCCCCGACCAACACCGCTCCGACGAACACCGATCCTTCCGGCACCGGTGCCCCCGACGGAGAGGGCGACGCCGGGCAGGAGGCCGCCTGACGGCACGTGCACTACGGTCGGCGCCATGACCCAGCCGGAGCTGCGGCGTGCCACCACCGCGGACCTGGCGGCGGTGACCGCTCTGGTGCACGCGTCCTTCGCCGGCTACGTCGAGCGGATCGGCAAGCCGCCGGCGCCGATGCTGGCCGATTACGCCGCGGTCCTGCGCGACGGACGGATCTGGGTGCTCGATGGGCCCGACGGCCTCGTCGGGATGCTGGCGACGCTGCCGCGCGCCGACCACCTGCTCCTCGACGTCGTCGCCGTGGCGCCCGAAGCCCAGGGCGCAGGCCACGGCGCCCGCCTGCTGGCCCGGGCCGAGCGCGACGCCGCCGAGCGCGGCCTGGCCGAGATACGGCTCGTCACCAACGAGGCGATGACGGAGAACATCGCCTACTACCCACGGCGGGGCTACACCGAGACCGGCCGTGGCGTCGAGGACGGCTACCGCCGGGTGTTCTTCCGCAAGCGGCTCCCGCAATCACCGCCCGCTGGCGGCGTGCTGCCGGGCACCGCGCGGACGGCGGCCCAGCACCGCATCCTGGACGCCGCGATGGACCTCGTCGGCGAGCACGGTGTCGGCGGGACGTCGCTGCAGATGATCGCCGACGCGGTCGGCGTCACCAAGGCCGCCGTCTACCACCAGTTCAATACGAAGAACGAGATCGTCATCGCGATGACGGAGCGCGAGCTCGCCTCGCTCGTGGAGCCGCTGGCTGACGCCGAGGCCGAGCCGGACCGCACGCGTGCCAGGACGGTGCTGCTCCTGCGCGTCATCGACGTGGCGGTGGCCCGGCGCCGGTGGATCGGCACGCTCACCAACGACCCGGTGGTCGTCCGTCTGCTGAGCGAGCATCCGCCGTTCACGGCGTTCGTCGGCCGGTTGTACGGCGTGCTGCTCGGCGAACGGGACGACGCCGGAGCCAACGAGGCGGGCGCCGACGACACGGAGGACCGTGTCGCAGCGGCCGTCGTGTCCGCGGCCATCGCCGGGTCGGTGGTCAACCCGGTGGTGTCCGACGTGGACGACGACACGCTGCGCACGGTCCTCGGTCGGATCATCCGGCGCGTCCTCGATCTGCCCGGCTGACACTCACTGCGCGCTGGCGGCCGGCCGTACGACGATCTCGTTGACGTCGACCTCGCGGGGCTGGCCCACGGCATAGGCGATGGCCGCTGCGATGGCCGACGCCGGGATGGCCGCTGCCCGGTAGGCCTTCATCGCCTCCCGCGCACCGGGATCCGTGATCGATTCCGCCAGTTCGGATTCGGTGACACCGGGCGAGACGAGCGTGACCCGCAGATCACCAGAGGAGGACTCCTGCCGCAGGCCCTCGGTGATGGCACGCACCGCGAACTTCGTGGCGCTGTACACCGCCGAGGTGGGCACCACCTCGTAGGCGCCCACCGAGGCGACGTTCACCACGTGTCCGCTGCCCTGTTCGGTCATGACGGGAAGGACGGCGTTGATGCCGTGCAGCACGCCGCGCACGTTGACGTCGATCATGCGGTTCCACTCGTCGACCTTGCGCGCCGCCAGCGGCGACAGCGGCATGACGCCCGCATTGTTGACGAGGACGTCGACCCGGCCGAAGCGGTCACGTGCCGCGTGGA is from Mycolicibacterium grossiae and encodes:
- a CDS encoding saccharopine dehydrogenase family protein; its protein translation is MRILLVGAGGVGSAFCAIAARRSFFEAVVVCDYDAARARQAADAVRDPRFTADRVDATSSDAVAALVREHRITHVMNAVDPRFVMPLFEGALAGGADYLDMAMSLSRRHPDKPYEEVGVKLGDEQFAAEDSWRDAGRLALVGMGVEPGLSDVFARYAADELFSEIDELGTRDGANLRVEGYDFAPSFSIWTTIEECLNPPVIWEAGRGWFVTEPFSEPEVFDFPEGIGPVECVNVEHEEVLLMPRWIDCKRATFKYGLGEEFIDVLKTLHKLGLDRTEKVSVAGVEVSPRDVVAACLPNPATLGPKMTGKTCAGLWVTGTGTDGNPRSTYLYHVVDNAWSMAEYGHQCVVWQTAVNPVVAMELLADGTWSGSGVLGPEAFPAQPFLDLLTAYGSPWGQREL
- a CDS encoding PE-PPE domain-containing protein — protein: MGKHTNSGARRTGTRAAAALGAVALSSALVLGHAGGPEIVDATVRLTNAVIGAGGRDDGTGARLLAKLQGKASPAGYDYDPITYPATINLAYSRDVGVPVMRDAITAHAAEPSIVVLGYSEGALVAERVREQLQSLPVGTGGAPSEHQLTFVLIGAPFAPNGGVYDRFPGLSLPFVIDPMRPAAPTRYDTVYHAIEYDPYADFPAYFNPLSLLNAALGVRYSHSDAAYDQIDPASTPSTTTTVTNTAGGHDTYVLYRSATLPLLGPIREVATLLGLTPFTEPLLRAVEPLLRLAVDMGYTDRTHATVATPTPFSFVTPPGRVIETLLGVPEALREGVRNLVGGSPAPAPPVTTARTPVPSPDATTSASDTDVETRSATTSSVDGPPAGRRHPTLVADGNKVTPDGAPAAPASHVGTAGPGDAPAALEQEPAAGGHGDDVPSGDDADAPGTAPTNTAPTNTDPSGTGAPDGEGDAGQEAA
- a CDS encoding TetR/AcrR family transcriptional regulator, which translates into the protein MDLVGEHGVGGTSLQMIADAVGVTKAAVYHQFNTKNEIVIAMTERELASLVEPLADAEAEPDRTRARTVLLLRVIDVAVARRRWIGTLTNDPVVVRLLSEHPPFTAFVGRLYGVLLGERDDAGANEAGADDTEDRVAAAVVSAAIAGSVVNPVVSDVDDDTLRTVLGRIIRRVLDLPG
- a CDS encoding cytochrome P450, which codes for MTTTAEAQTMLGRLLDPANRADPYAVYREIRESGPLLLPEGHLVVFSSFAHCDDVLRHPASASDGTKSTLVQRRMADGEVVRPLGTPGFLFLDPPDHTRLRKLVSKAFVPKVVKALEPDIASMVDALLDAAAARGSLDVVADLAYPLPVAVICRLLGVPLEDEPEFSRASAILAQALDPFITVTGEAPGGVEERLQAGQWLRDYLGDLVDRRRAAPRDDLISGLIAAEEAGDQLTEEEIVATCNLLLIAGHETTVNLIANGMLAMLRQPRRWQALAEDPGRVSAVVEETMRFDPPVQLAMRIAGEDMTVGGVDVPRGDTMMLLLAAAHRDPAAHDEPDVFDPDRGAIRHLGFGKGPHFCLGAPLARLEAAVALSAAAARFPAARLAGEPVYKPNLTLRGMSSLSVAIR
- the tgt gene encoding tRNA guanosine(34) transglycosylase Tgt; this encodes MSAQLPDRAGRVGVIHTPHGDVHTPAFVAVGTQATVKAVLPEAMQAAGAQAVLANAYHLYLQPGPDVVDEAGGLGAFMNWPGPTYTDSGGFQVMSLGVGFKKVLAMDTERVRADDVIAEGKERLAHVDDDGVTFRSHLDGSTHRFTPEVSIGIQHQLGADVIFAFDELTTLVNTRAYQETSVQRTHEWAVRCLAEHRRQTRARAHRPYQALFGVVQGAQYEDLRRRAARGLTEIRDADGNGFDGYGIGGALEKQNLATIVGWVTDELPEDKPRHLLGISEPDDLFAAVAAGADTFDCVSPSRVARNAAVYSADGRYNITGARYKRDWAPLDPECDCYTCAHYTRAYVHHLFKAKEMLASTLCTIHNERFVIHLVDRIREAITAGSFDDLRDEVLGRYYARH
- a CDS encoding SDR family oxidoreductase, which codes for MSDIHETSTLVVLITGASSGIGEATALRLAADGHRVFLGARRTDRLQALVERIAADGGEAAFAGLDVTDAADVERFVHAARDRFGRVDVLVNNAGVMPLSPLAARKVDEWNRMIDVNVRGVLHGINAVLPVMTEQGSGHVVNVASVGAYEVVPTSAVYSATKFAVRAITEGLRQESSSGDLRVTLVSPGVTESELAESITDPGAREAMKAYRAAAIPASAIAAAIAYAVGQPREVDVNEIVVRPAASAQ
- a CDS encoding lipoprotein LpqH; this translates as MKRGVLIAASSGVLLIAGLSGCSSGDSSSSGSSSESSSSSSSSSSSSSASSSASGGATKVTVDGQEQQVNGQVVCGTMGGNVNIAIGQGTTGIAAVLGDGDNPTVTSVGLGNVNGVTLAVGAGVGDATAVKDGKNYKITGNASGVDMSNPMAGAVTKPFEIDVTCP
- a CDS encoding acetyl-CoA hydrolase/transferase family protein, producing the protein MPEELSAEQAAALLHPSDTLGIPLGPGQPPAFLRALGERTDWTDLRVYGALLAVLTELFTRPGVRYTSGFYGPLERALRDADADVEFTPADFRRFGPLLQRQAPRVVTTVAAAPDADGWCSLSLHAGGTVAELRRAATDPDRLLVVEASEAYPRTYGHGGYRHALHVDDIDVLVRSTEPPLALPGGDAAPSDVDEAIAEHTVAYVPSGATLQTGIGSIPNQIATLLAEGDGGDYGLHSEMFTDGCMRLHRAGKVTNARKGQYDGISVTTFAFGSDDLYAWLDDNRDVAFLPVEIVNAPEVIGANDTMVTINGALAVDLHGQVVADTIDGGQFSGIGGAEDFVAGAGMELSDRSLICLPSTYSTADGEPRSRIVPWFGPGAVITTPRHQVDVIVTEYGAAELEGKTVRERGEALAAVAHPRFRDDLLAAAARAAHGRSPVA